One segment of Opitutaceae bacterium DNA contains the following:
- a CDS encoding cyclase family protein yields MKLVDLSHPLIHGQDNFPFDPKLSIIPHSTTRTLRYNMTQVSMATHQGTHLDAMYHFLDDGKTIDQMPLDWFYGDAILLRIPKAPREEIVPADFQRIEHLLQPGTKLIYETGWHRQFGRENYFSDFPSLTQDAARYLVSRKIRLLGMDTPTPGRDWYEVHHILLGHDAEVVVVEGLTNLDKLPERFVFSGFPLNFKGRDGSPIRAVAILP; encoded by the coding sequence ATGAAGCTCGTCGATCTTTCCCACCCCTTGATTCACGGACAGGACAACTTCCCGTTCGATCCCAAGCTCAGCATCATCCCCCATTCGACCACGCGCACGCTGCGATACAACATGACGCAGGTGAGCATGGCCACACACCAGGGAACCCACCTGGACGCCATGTACCACTTTCTCGATGATGGCAAAACCATCGACCAGATGCCGCTTGATTGGTTCTATGGCGACGCGATCCTTCTCCGCATACCGAAGGCTCCGCGCGAGGAGATTGTGCCTGCTGACTTCCAGCGGATCGAACACCTCCTGCAGCCCGGCACGAAGTTGATCTACGAAACCGGCTGGCACCGGCAGTTTGGCAGGGAAAACTATTTCTCCGATTTTCCCAGTCTCACTCAGGATGCGGCGCGCTACCTGGTTTCGCGAAAGATCCGGCTCCTGGGCATGGACACACCGACCCCCGGGCGCGACTGGTACGAGGTGCACCATATTCTCCTGGGTCACGACGCCGAGGTTGTCGTCGTCGAGGGGCTCACCAATCTCGACAAGCTGCCCGAGCGTTTTGTCTTCAGCGGCTTTCCCCTCAACTTCAAGGGCCGTGACGGTTCGCCCATTCGCGCCGTGGCCATCCTGCCATGA
- a CDS encoding DUF1080 domain-containing protein, which translates to MKMLSRCGWIVLTLILLNGGVPESRAAIPPGFTSLFNGRNLDGWRGGATHDPRVLAAMSPADRDAQLAKWNASLVELQDGQPHWRVAGGELINDGKGGYATTVGDYGDFEFVVDWKITKGTDSGVYLRGVPQVQIWDPANPDPKGFGNARGSGGLWNNDRNSPGKDPLVKADNPIGTWNTFRIQMVGSRVSVWLNGRLVVDHAIMENYYDQKLPVEQRRPILPRGPIQLQTHGGETRWRNIAIREIGSDEACRILAQRDRDTFGPVFNGRNLDGWSGARDAVAVRNGALVWQKGKGGVLYTDDVFSDFQARLLFKVPPAGNNGLAIRYPGTGNPAYDGMCEVQIIDQDYEKHRGPIDPRQQNGSVYGMVAAQRGYQHPTGEWNFEEVTVQGSRVRVELNGTVILDTDLSRIDMSKVLQNKAHPGKDLKSGHFGFAGHNDPVEFKDILVRQI; encoded by the coding sequence ATGAAAATGCTTTCTCGTTGCGGATGGATTGTCCTGACATTAATACTGCTCAACGGTGGGGTGCCCGAGAGTCGCGCGGCGATTCCCCCGGGATTCACCTCACTGTTCAATGGGAGGAATCTCGATGGATGGCGGGGAGGAGCAACGCACGATCCCCGCGTGCTGGCTGCGATGTCGCCCGCCGATCGTGATGCGCAACTGGCGAAATGGAATGCCAGCCTGGTTGAGCTGCAGGATGGTCAGCCCCACTGGCGTGTGGCGGGAGGGGAGTTGATCAACGATGGCAAGGGCGGGTATGCGACCACGGTGGGAGATTACGGCGATTTTGAATTCGTGGTGGACTGGAAGATCACCAAGGGCACCGATTCAGGCGTTTATCTGAGAGGCGTGCCGCAAGTGCAAATCTGGGATCCCGCCAATCCGGATCCAAAGGGCTTCGGGAACGCCAGGGGATCGGGTGGACTCTGGAACAACGACAGGAATTCCCCGGGAAAGGATCCGTTGGTGAAAGCGGACAATCCCATTGGCACCTGGAACACCTTTCGGATCCAGATGGTTGGCAGTCGGGTGAGTGTCTGGCTGAACGGCAGGCTCGTCGTTGATCATGCCATCATGGAAAACTACTACGACCAAAAGCTTCCTGTGGAACAACGCCGGCCGATCCTGCCGCGCGGCCCGATTCAGCTGCAGACACACGGAGGGGAAACCCGCTGGCGCAACATCGCCATCCGTGAAATTGGCAGCGACGAGGCATGCCGGATTCTGGCCCAGCGCGACCGCGACACCTTCGGTCCGGTTTTCAATGGAAGGAATCTTGACGGCTGGTCTGGCGCGAGGGATGCCGTTGCGGTACGGAATGGCGCGCTCGTCTGGCAGAAAGGGAAGGGTGGGGTCCTCTACACTGACGACGTCTTCTCCGACTTTCAGGCTCGGCTCTTGTTCAAGGTTCCTCCGGCGGGCAACAATGGCCTGGCAATCCGGTATCCCGGCACCGGCAATCCGGCCTACGATGGCATGTGCGAGGTTCAGATCATCGACCAGGACTACGAAAAACACCGGGGCCCCATCGATCCCCGCCAGCAGAACGGATCGGTTTACGGGATGGTTGCCGCCCAGCGCGGTTACCAGCATCCGACCGGGGAATGGAATTTCGAGGAAGTTACGGTCCAGGGCTCAAGGGTGCGGGTGGAATTGAACGGTACTGTCATTTTGGATACAGACCTCAGCCGGATCGACATGTCCAAGGTCCTGCAGAACAAGGCCCACCCGGGAAAGGACCTGAAGAGCGGACACTTTGGTTTTGCGGGGCACAATGATCCCGTGGAGTTCAAGGACATCCTTGTCAGGCAAATCTGA
- a CDS encoding C-terminal binding protein gives MKVVLTDHGFSSIEQEKALLAAAGCDLVVLQSKDPAVLAASCADADALLVQWAPINAGVIAALRHCRVIVRYGIGVDNVDLKAAGARGIPVCNVPDYCIDEVADHALALALSLARQIPQTDAAVRGGTWKILPPAAFPSFRSTTFATAGFGRIARAVLERARPFGFKLAAYDPFVPSDAFAKAGVRQLDLEQLWSESGMVSLHLPLTADTRHIVGEASLARMRSDAIVVNTARGGLIDTRALARYLVEKRIAGAGLDVFETEPLEADHPIRQSPNVILTSHTAWYSGGSVPELQRKSAEAVVRAIRGEPLVNVVNSSHLTPSS, from the coding sequence ATGAAAGTTGTCCTGACCGACCACGGTTTCTCATCCATCGAACAGGAGAAAGCTCTCCTCGCCGCCGCCGGCTGCGACCTGGTGGTCCTTCAATCGAAGGACCCTGCGGTGCTTGCCGCATCCTGTGCGGACGCCGATGCGCTGCTCGTGCAGTGGGCGCCCATCAATGCCGGCGTGATTGCCGCACTCCGTCACTGCCGGGTGATCGTGCGCTACGGCATCGGCGTCGACAATGTCGACCTGAAGGCGGCGGGTGCCCGCGGAATTCCCGTGTGCAATGTTCCCGACTATTGCATTGACGAGGTGGCCGACCATGCGCTGGCACTCGCGCTGTCGCTCGCCCGTCAGATTCCCCAGACGGATGCTGCCGTGCGCGGCGGCACATGGAAGATCCTTCCGCCCGCCGCGTTTCCATCCTTCCGCTCGACGACATTCGCCACAGCGGGTTTCGGCCGGATCGCGCGAGCGGTGCTCGAGCGCGCAAGACCCTTTGGGTTCAAGCTGGCCGCGTATGATCCCTTTGTGCCATCGGACGCCTTTGCGAAAGCGGGGGTGCGGCAACTCGACCTCGAGCAACTCTGGAGCGAGTCGGGCATGGTCTCCCTTCACCTTCCGCTGACCGCGGACACCCGCCACATCGTCGGCGAGGCTTCACTCGCGCGCATGCGAAGCGACGCCATTGTCGTCAACACGGCGCGGGGCGGATTGATCGACACGCGTGCGCTTGCCCGCTACCTCGTTGAGAAGCGGATCGCCGGCGCCGGCCTGGATGTCTTCGAAACTGAACCTCTCGAAGCGGATCATCCCATCCGCCAGTCACCGAATGTGATCCTGACCTCCCACACCGCATGGTACAGCGGCGGCAGCGTGCCTGAGCTTCAGCGCAAGAGCGCCGAGGCGGTCGTGCGCGCAATTCGCGGTGAACCGCTTGTCAATGTCGTGAACTCCTCCCACCTCACTCCCTCCTCATGA
- a CDS encoding lysophospholipid acyltransferase family protein gives MPLPLPQDDRDIQRVGGWRRVVFEIIGRILHLWGRSLHFEVTPEDKRALFYHDVPIALTLWHNRLFLGAEIFRRFRRHRPVHALISSSKDGAWLEAFFEIVGMRAVRGSSSRGGREAATALVDVLRQGNDIGITPDGPRGPCYEVKPGALIVARRAHTPMLLLGGIFESAWRLRSWDRFFLPKPFSRVRVIGEIIDLTGAGPREKSIEILADRLKRINRDDWPPPSRVI, from the coding sequence ATGCCGTTGCCGTTACCACAGGATGACCGCGATATTCAGCGAGTGGGAGGCTGGAGACGGGTCGTCTTTGAAATCATTGGCAGAATTCTGCATCTGTGGGGAAGGAGCCTCCATTTTGAAGTAACGCCGGAGGATAAACGTGCCCTGTTCTATCATGATGTACCCATAGCGCTGACCCTTTGGCACAACCGACTGTTCCTAGGGGCTGAAATTTTTCGCCGTTTTCGCCGCCACCGGCCGGTCCACGCGCTGATCAGCTCGAGCAAGGATGGTGCCTGGCTGGAGGCATTTTTCGAGATCGTCGGGATGCGTGCTGTGCGCGGTTCGAGCAGCAGAGGAGGGCGCGAAGCCGCGACAGCGCTGGTCGACGTCCTTCGCCAGGGAAACGACATTGGCATCACTCCGGATGGGCCGCGCGGTCCTTGTTATGAAGTGAAACCGGGCGCATTGATAGTCGCCCGCCGCGCCCACACGCCGATGCTTCTGCTCGGCGGGATCTTTGAATCGGCCTGGCGCCTGCGGAGCTGGGATCGTTTTTTTCTTCCCAAACCCTTTTCCAGGGTTCGCGTGATCGGCGAAATCATAGATTTGACGGGAGCTGGTCCTCGCGAGAAGAGCATCGAAATTCTGGCCGATCGCTTGAAGCGGATAAACCGGGATGACTGGCCGCCGCCAAGCCGCGTGATCTGA
- a CDS encoding alcohol dehydrogenase catalytic domain-containing protein, giving the protein MKALLYPSFDHLDVRDLPVPQPEPGEVLLRVSACGLCGSEIETFKTRSPRRTPPLVMGHEFCGVVEQTGSGVDHGLAGRRFVSNSVISCGHCVRCRRGDTHLCAARQVFGMHRPGAFAEFVRVPCDVLIPWPDNLPAHAACLAEPLANGVHVVHLTRHIPVQSALIIGAGPIGLMCQQALQAMRGARTLVVDVSDGRLAVAQRLGASLVLNARTRDVAAECLASTDGEGVDLVIDAAGSAQTKRVSLAALRPGGAAVWIGLHENRMELDSYDITLPEKQVFGTYAAKKEELAEALVLMQSGKVDVTSWTERIPLENSVGGFHRMLRPGPADLKAVFLPSNPS; this is encoded by the coding sequence TTGAAAGCATTGTTATACCCATCCTTCGATCATCTCGATGTCCGAGATCTCCCAGTTCCGCAGCCGGAGCCTGGTGAGGTCCTGCTTCGCGTCTCCGCCTGCGGACTGTGTGGAAGCGAAATCGAGACATTCAAGACTCGCAGTCCGCGTCGCACGCCTCCGCTCGTCATGGGCCACGAATTCTGCGGAGTCGTCGAACAGACGGGCTCCGGAGTGGACCACGGGCTTGCAGGTCGGCGTTTCGTCAGCAACTCAGTGATTTCCTGCGGTCACTGTGTGCGTTGCCGCCGGGGCGACACCCACCTTTGCGCCGCAAGGCAGGTGTTCGGCATGCACCGCCCCGGCGCGTTTGCCGAGTTTGTCCGCGTGCCGTGCGATGTTCTCATTCCCTGGCCGGACAACCTGCCCGCCCACGCCGCATGCCTTGCCGAACCGCTGGCAAACGGTGTCCACGTCGTCCACCTGACCCGGCACATTCCGGTTCAGTCCGCCCTCATCATTGGCGCGGGTCCGATCGGTTTGATGTGCCAGCAGGCGCTGCAGGCCATGCGCGGAGCCCGCACACTCGTTGTGGACGTGTCCGATGGCCGCCTCGCCGTCGCCCAGCGTCTCGGAGCCTCGCTTGTCCTCAATGCACGGACACGCGATGTGGCGGCGGAATGCCTCGCATCGACGGATGGCGAGGGCGTGGACCTCGTCATCGACGCCGCAGGCTCCGCTCAAACCAAGAGGGTCTCCCTCGCAGCACTGCGCCCCGGTGGGGCCGCGGTCTGGATCGGGCTTCATGAGAACCGCATGGAGCTCGATTCCTACGACATCACCCTGCCTGAAAAACAGGTCTTCGGCACCTACGCGGCGAAGAAGGAGGAACTCGCCGAGGCACTGGTGCTGATGCAGTCGGGCAAGGTGGACGTCACTTCATGGACAGAGCGCATTCCCCTGGAGAATTCCGTCGGGGGCTTCCATCGCATGCTTCGTCCCGGGCCCGCTGATCTAAAGGCCGTTTTTCTGCCCTCAAATCCATCATGA
- a CDS encoding c-type cytochrome, which produces MTVTTLMRYFSLHAMALLLLGHGAFAQSGDKPGEAQADPPSHLVIPPAPALPVDQALRTFQVAPGFRIEAVASEPLLHDPVVLEIDEAGRYWIVEMRGFMPNVDGVGENKPVGTIAVLDDTDGDGRPDRRTEFASGLVMPRALLRVGDGILVGEPPHLWFMRDTNGDGRADEKVEVAGDYGSQTNPEHTANGLTWGLDNWIYSANFTARFRRNRDGTWTRQPTSFRGQWGLTEDNLGNFYYNNNSVPLQADAFPAEYLARNPAQPFSQGVNRTLSPPEKITLFPSRVTPGINRGYRTLGEDGILRTVTAACAPLFYRESLFPPGFAGSVFICEPAANLVKRILVSNTDGVLTARNAYRSSEFLTSTDERFRPVNLTAGPDGALYIVDMYRGILQHRIYVTSYLRRQIEARHLDTPIGLGRIYRILPESSGRTAPASRLPSRMTTAELVSALNSASGWWRDTAQRLLVQANDASAIPLLRKAATNAADTALGRVHALWTLHGMDALDGPTVQAALQDRDPRVLVTAIRVAEDGLKSGDASITAAVIALTRSSDASVRLQAALSLGESKTTQARDALFALARAHGDQPYINEALVSSLAGREFELLESVLGDSNARKLERNKAVVVTAAASVVLGDDPAAQARLFSLLSPGAGTSAANRLSLLEGIEYAQQKDGGKTASALTIAVVPDGLIAWSAAKGLAPEIGSRVRKAVGLLRWPGHKDSVRASPAVVLSKQEKALFEKGRENFAICAGCHQPDGKGLAGLAPPLVNSRWVLGPTEVLARIVLHGKENPPQVMPPLGALDDATIASVLTYIRHSWGHAASAVSPEAVAAVRAATKGRDEPWKEAELEALLR; this is translated from the coding sequence ATGACCGTAACAACCCTCATGCGATACTTCAGCCTTCACGCGATGGCGCTTCTGCTTCTGGGGCACGGCGCATTTGCTCAAAGCGGCGACAAACCGGGCGAGGCACAGGCCGACCCTCCAAGCCATCTGGTGATTCCGCCGGCGCCCGCCCTGCCCGTCGATCAGGCGCTGCGGACCTTTCAAGTCGCGCCCGGATTTCGGATCGAGGCCGTGGCTTCCGAACCCCTGCTGCACGACCCGGTCGTCCTGGAGATCGATGAGGCCGGCCGCTACTGGATTGTCGAGATGCGCGGCTTCATGCCGAATGTCGACGGTGTCGGCGAAAACAAGCCCGTCGGCACGATAGCCGTGCTCGACGACACGGACGGCGACGGCCGACCCGATCGGCGCACCGAGTTTGCCTCCGGCCTGGTCATGCCACGAGCCCTGCTGCGCGTGGGTGACGGCATCCTTGTCGGGGAGCCTCCGCACCTTTGGTTCATGCGCGACACGAACGGCGACGGGCGCGCAGATGAAAAGGTCGAGGTGGCCGGCGACTATGGCAGCCAGACCAATCCGGAGCACACTGCCAACGGCTTGACGTGGGGGCTGGACAACTGGATATACAGCGCGAATTTCACGGCGCGGTTTCGTCGCAATCGTGACGGCACCTGGACGCGCCAGCCCACCTCATTTCGCGGACAATGGGGGCTCACCGAGGACAACCTCGGCAATTTCTATTACAACAACAACAGCGTGCCGCTGCAGGCCGACGCCTTCCCGGCGGAATACCTCGCTCGAAATCCCGCGCAGCCGTTTTCACAGGGAGTCAACCGCACGCTTTCACCACCCGAAAAGATCACGCTTTTTCCAAGCCGTGTCACACCTGGCATCAATCGCGGCTATCGCACACTCGGTGAGGACGGAATCCTGCGGACGGTCACCGCTGCGTGCGCACCTCTTTTCTATCGGGAATCGCTGTTCCCTCCGGGGTTTGCAGGCAGCGTCTTCATCTGCGAACCCGCGGCAAATCTGGTCAAGCGTATCCTTGTTTCCAATACCGATGGCGTGCTGACGGCGCGGAACGCCTACCGATCATCGGAATTCCTAACGTCTACCGACGAAAGATTCCGCCCGGTGAATCTGACGGCCGGACCGGATGGCGCACTCTACATCGTCGACATGTACCGCGGCATCCTCCAGCACCGCATCTATGTCACTTCGTATCTGCGACGACAGATCGAGGCCCGTCATCTCGACACGCCGATCGGACTGGGGCGAATCTACCGGATCCTGCCTGAAAGCAGCGGCAGAACCGCACCGGCTTCACGGCTGCCGTCGAGAATGACAACCGCGGAGCTCGTCTCCGCGTTGAACAGCGCGAGCGGATGGTGGAGGGACACAGCTCAGCGGCTTCTCGTGCAGGCGAATGATGCTTCAGCCATCCCGCTGCTCCGAAAGGCCGCCACCAACGCCGCAGACACGGCATTGGGGCGCGTGCATGCGCTTTGGACGCTCCATGGGATGGATGCGCTTGACGGCCCCACCGTGCAGGCCGCGCTCCAGGACCGAGACCCGCGGGTCCTGGTCACCGCAATCCGCGTGGCGGAAGACGGACTGAAGTCCGGTGATGCATCGATCACCGCCGCAGTCATCGCCCTCACAAGAAGCAGCGACGCGAGCGTGCGCCTGCAGGCCGCCTTGTCACTCGGCGAATCAAAAACAACTCAGGCGCGCGATGCCTTGTTTGCCCTCGCTCGTGCGCATGGTGATCAACCCTACATTAACGAAGCGCTCGTCAGCAGCCTGGCTGGGCGCGAATTTGAACTGCTCGAGTCCGTCCTTGGAGACTCAAACGCGCGGAAGCTGGAGAGAAACAAGGCGGTTGTGGTCACCGCCGCTGCATCGGTGGTGCTTGGCGATGACCCTGCAGCCCAGGCAAGGCTGTTCTCCCTGTTGAGTCCCGGCGCAGGCACATCCGCCGCAAACCGGCTTTCACTGCTTGAAGGCATTGAGTACGCTCAGCAGAAGGATGGTGGAAAGACGGCGTCAGCCCTGACAATTGCGGTCGTGCCGGATGGATTGATCGCATGGTCAGCGGCCAAGGGCCTGGCCCCGGAGATTGGGAGCCGGGTGCGCAAGGCAGTCGGCCTCCTGCGCTGGCCGGGACACAAGGATTCCGTCCGCGCATCCCCAGCAGTCGTGCTCAGCAAGCAGGAAAAGGCGCTGTTCGAAAAAGGGCGGGAGAATTTCGCCATCTGCGCCGGCTGTCATCAGCCCGACGGGAAGGGTCTCGCGGGTCTCGCGCCCCCGCTGGTGAATTCCCGCTGGGTGCTCGGACCGACTGAAGTTCTCGCCCGCATTGTGCTGCACGGAAAGGAAAACCCTCCCCAGGTGATGCCCCCGCTGGGAGCGCTGGACGACGCCACGATCGCCTCGGTTCTGACCTACATCCGTCACTCCTGGGGCCACGCAGCCTCCGCGGTAAGCCCGGAAGCGGTCGCTGCGGTTCGCGCAGCCACCAAGGGCCGCGACGAACCCTGGAAGGAGGCGGAGCTGGAGGCGCTGCTGCGTTGA
- a CDS encoding SDR family oxidoreductase — translation MKGLKGKVALVTGGLGDLGFAAVQRLVEEGCRVAAFDVKTDSDGKLAAMGVHAQAVDVTNPGAIETACAAVRTRLGPIRILVNSAARFVFKSVDATLSDWHDSLSVNVIGTSLVTNQAVIQMKEAGGGSVINFSSVSGFVGQANFATYNATKFALRGLTKCWAQDLAPFGIRVNTVCPGYIYTSAFINSCKKLNLDIEEEDRRASAMHLLGRQGRPEEVASAVAFLASDESSFMTGSDLVVDGGYLAR, via the coding sequence ATGAAGGGCCTCAAGGGAAAGGTCGCGCTCGTCACCGGCGGACTCGGTGATCTCGGATTCGCGGCGGTTCAGAGACTTGTTGAAGAGGGATGCAGGGTCGCGGCGTTCGACGTCAAAACGGACAGCGACGGCAAACTCGCCGCCATGGGCGTGCATGCGCAGGCTGTTGATGTCACAAATCCGGGCGCAATCGAAACGGCGTGTGCCGCAGTGCGCACCCGTCTGGGGCCGATACGCATTCTCGTCAACAGCGCCGCACGTTTTGTCTTCAAGAGCGTGGACGCCACCCTGTCGGACTGGCACGACAGCCTTTCCGTCAACGTGATTGGCACATCCCTGGTGACAAATCAGGCGGTCATTCAGATGAAGGAGGCGGGGGGAGGCAGCGTCATCAACTTTTCCTCGGTCAGCGGCTTCGTGGGACAGGCGAATTTTGCCACCTACAATGCCACCAAGTTCGCCCTGCGCGGGCTCACCAAATGCTGGGCGCAGGACCTCGCGCCCTTCGGCATCCGCGTCAATACCGTCTGCCCGGGATACATCTACACGTCCGCCTTCATCAACTCCTGCAAGAAGCTCAATCTCGACATCGAGGAGGAGGATCGTCGCGCATCGGCCATGCACCTCCTCGGCCGTCAGGGCAGGCCGGAGGAGGTTGCCTCCGCGGTCGCTTTTCTCGCCAGCGACGAATCCTCGTTCATGACAGGCAGCGACCTCGTCGTTGACGGAGGCTACCTGGCGCGCTGA
- a CDS encoding sugar phosphate isomerase/epimerase produces MRRHQKAFMWATLRSKTSEKLSVLEKFRLLAAAGFHGVEVPSAMDQGEVLAAMKATGLKVPSVVVATHWVKPLTDPSASVREVGLEGLRQALHDAKAYGATSVLLVPGKVTKQVSYADAYTRSQAEIAKVVPLAESLRVAIAIENVWNQFLLSPLEAVRYVDSFKSKWVRWHFDVGNVVTYGFPEQWISSLGERIVKIHVKEYSRKIRDERGPHAGFQVDLMEGDSDWPAVMLALDHVGYSGWLITEQYHPPTMDDASWLEHLSTKLDAIIAA; encoded by the coding sequence ATGCGACGCCATCAGAAGGCATTCATGTGGGCGACCCTTCGGAGCAAGACATCCGAAAAGCTGAGCGTGCTTGAAAAGTTCAGGCTGCTTGCAGCAGCGGGATTTCATGGCGTCGAGGTGCCAAGTGCGATGGACCAGGGCGAAGTGCTGGCTGCGATGAAGGCGACGGGATTGAAGGTCCCCAGCGTTGTCGTTGCCACGCATTGGGTGAAACCCCTGACGGATCCCAGCGCGAGTGTCCGGGAGGTTGGGCTTGAAGGACTGAGACAGGCGCTGCACGACGCGAAGGCGTATGGAGCCACGTCGGTGCTGCTCGTGCCGGGCAAGGTGACAAAACAGGTTTCCTATGCTGACGCTTACACACGCTCGCAGGCGGAGATAGCCAAGGTGGTTCCTCTCGCCGAATCCCTTCGTGTGGCGATTGCAATCGAAAACGTCTGGAATCAGTTCCTGCTCAGTCCACTGGAAGCGGTTCGCTACGTAGACTCATTCAAGAGCAAGTGGGTGCGCTGGCACTTTGATGTCGGGAACGTCGTCACCTACGGGTTCCCGGAGCAGTGGATAAGCAGCCTTGGGGAGCGCATTGTCAAAATCCACGTCAAGGAATACAGCCGGAAAATTCGGGACGAACGCGGCCCCCATGCGGGATTCCAGGTTGACTTGATGGAGGGTGATTCCGACTGGCCTGCTGTCATGCTGGCTTTGGATCACGTCGGCTATTCGGGATGGTTGATCACCGAGCAGTACCATCCACCCACCATGGATGACGCTTCCTGGCTTGAGCACCTGTCGACCAAACTCGACGCCATCATCGCCGCCTAG
- a CDS encoding PQQ-dependent sugar dehydrogenase translates to MRILRHPHFLRIPLVAAAVSAVAAFGQKVKVEDVYQQNCASCHGARLEGGSGSALLGPVWKHGGDSDSLFKVIRDGVPDTPMIGWGSLGESTLRALAIYIREQAYAAAQVKPEKRDASADRKPVVTKEHTYRIETVVTGLENPWSLAWLPDGNRLVTERPGRLRILDGKNKLSAPVKGTPSVFAHGQGGLLDVAVHPDYVRNGWIYLSYSDPRELDGSDVSLTAIVRGKIRNGAWVEQEDVFRAPLKFYQTTRHHFGCRIVFDGDHLFFSMGERGRSDHAQDLTRPNGKIHRIYDDGRVPPDNPFVDRKDAWPTIWCYGNRNPQGLVRHPATGDLWETEHGPRGGDELNLIVRGANYGWPKASYGMNYDGSPLTPDTSLPGMMDPVIYWLPSIAASGLAVYEGDAFPKWRNNLLAGGLAKQEVHRLVLKDHRVVEREVIFSNHGRVRDVRVGPDGLVYVLIDATDGKILRLRPEQVNLPRRKS, encoded by the coding sequence ATGCGAATTCTCCGCCATCCTCATTTTCTGCGCATTCCGCTCGTTGCAGCCGCCGTTTCCGCGGTTGCTGCATTTGGCCAGAAAGTGAAGGTCGAGGATGTCTATCAGCAGAATTGCGCGAGCTGCCATGGTGCCAGGCTTGAAGGAGGCTCCGGCTCGGCTCTGCTTGGGCCGGTTTGGAAGCACGGCGGGGACTCCGACAGCCTTTTCAAGGTGATAAGGGACGGCGTGCCCGACACGCCGATGATCGGGTGGGGAAGTCTCGGCGAAAGCACGCTGCGGGCACTGGCCATCTACATCCGCGAGCAGGCGTACGCGGCCGCGCAGGTGAAGCCGGAAAAGCGCGATGCTTCAGCGGACAGGAAGCCCGTGGTCACTAAGGAGCACACCTACCGGATCGAGACCGTGGTGACCGGACTCGAGAATCCGTGGTCGCTGGCCTGGCTGCCCGATGGAAACCGACTCGTCACTGAACGACCCGGACGACTCCGGATTCTCGACGGGAAAAACAAGCTTTCCGCTCCGGTCAAAGGAACGCCCAGCGTGTTTGCACACGGGCAGGGCGGTCTGCTGGATGTCGCCGTGCACCCGGACTACGTGCGCAATGGCTGGATCTATCTTTCGTACAGCGACCCGCGCGAACTCGACGGCAGTGATGTCAGTCTTACGGCGATCGTACGGGGGAAAATCAGGAATGGGGCATGGGTCGAGCAGGAGGATGTCTTTCGCGCTCCACTCAAGTTCTATCAAACCACGCGACATCACTTCGGCTGCCGGATCGTGTTTGATGGCGACCATCTGTTTTTCAGCATGGGCGAGCGCGGCCGGAGTGACCATGCCCAGGACCTGACGCGACCCAACGGAAAGATCCACCGCATTTATGACGACGGGCGGGTGCCGCCGGACAATCCTTTTGTGGATCGCAAGGATGCCTGGCCCACCATCTGGTGCTATGGAAACCGCAATCCGCAGGGCCTGGTCCGCCATCCGGCAACGGGAGATCTTTGGGAGACGGAGCATGGCCCGCGCGGCGGCGACGAATTGAATCTGATCGTGCGTGGAGCGAACTATGGATGGCCGAAGGCCTCCTACGGCATGAACTATGACGGTTCGCCGCTCACGCCTGACACGAGTCTGCCGGGCATGATGGATCCCGTCATCTACTGGCTGCCTTCAATCGCGGCATCCGGTCTCGCCGTGTACGAGGGGGATGCGTTTCCGAAATGGAGAAACAACCTTCTCGCCGGAGGTCTCGCGAAGCAGGAGGTGCATCGGCTGGTTCTCAAGGATCATCGGGTCGTCGAGCGCGAGGTCATCTTCAGCAACCATGGGCGTGTGCGTGATGTGCGCGTCGGCCCGGATGGGCTCGTTTATGTTTTGATCGATGCCACGGACGGAAAAATCCTGCGGTTGCGGCCGGAGCAGGTGAATTTGCCGCGGCGGAAATCCTGA